A single region of the Montipora capricornis isolate CH-2021 chromosome 13, ASM3666992v2, whole genome shotgun sequence genome encodes:
- the LOC138030660 gene encoding uncharacterized protein, with translation MDVSRATEPCPSRVSSRTRRPIATVDQGVYLERLHSKKNIRAGYVSNVAAKVGEITEMLVDDQNLQTVKDKLVHAVVAFDKFKEAHFDYWSEVRDTGRMEECRNYLTKHVSDFDTFRDRVNGWIAQAEHRLLVSAFDVDSEVNSEDSVSRVDSPLRSGSSRHSSRLSSRTSRAASVEAARVKEAARFAELEAEKAMLEKRQVLEERKFRLSQEEVRLNLEVEIAKSAAKGQALAGIFTPPGQPPVHPFSQEPEYMLARQLRESTLRDTTGPPVVDTDFSTDPDYLQLEAVTLQRQQIALQAQQNRIVELLAVNQNKTELPQPRVLIFDGNPVDYRSFIRAFENLIQSRTCSSTERLYSLGQYTTGDVKELIKSCHHLPPDVGYQEARKLLKKSCKNAPAGSQYASKFDQPGNIQKLIFKLPFNTRERWRRRADDIMERQLRPVEFNDLVAFMDREARIATNPVFGNISGNAQPFFNSRERKPSQPPVGFRSSKPKTTTFATQVKTNQSMNSEKNPCADLASSDVPSIVCIFYQQNHALEDCHLLRWKPYQERIKFLSAKRLCFRCLSEKHVARLCPERKICKIPNCTRKHPTVLHTSNVREKSSVDVGIGTGDSADTPVLNAMANTEKCSSSLDFGEARTRTAMAVIPVKIRLKSSNQTIITYAFLDNGSSATFCTESLMRKLGVDGTKVKISLSTLEKKNSPVDSYLIRDLVVSDLDENHFVHLPTLYIRPKTPVSKEDIPTQEEVAQWPHLGGLFIPQIDADIGLLIASDVPEALDPVEVKHSQNGGPYATRTCMGWAVNGSLGRFRGRSHTSSFFLKVDPQLQQMVESFYNRDFVDLLADDTKEMSQDEHRFMENAEKIQFKEGHYEIPLPFKNHASLIPNNKSHALVRVEWLKRKLERDPKLCDDYQVVMKELLDKGYARKVPPDQLNPVEGSAWYIPHHGVYHPHKPGKIRLVFDCSAKFRGISLNSMLHKGPDLTNSLIGVLTRFRGERVAVMADIESMFHQVRVPEHDSSFLRFLWWDDGNLAGKIVQELCRIKLGWDDEIPPEYYSSWEKWLADVPKLSSFSICRSVLPEAFGPVVSSQLHHFSDASEAAYGSISYLRLVDEEGRVHCSFLFAKSRLAPLKSVSIPRLELSAATLSVRHDKMLKREIEMSFSDPCVFWTDSMSVLRYVKNESKRFHTFVANRITTIRDGSTPDQWYHVEGAMNPGDHTSRRLSADAFLNCTEWVLGPEFLWKCELKWPKLTDSSITIPSGDPEVKQTAFPAEIHQLTGPSGSKHVRRSSPLFKLDPVLRNGLLCVGGRLSWARISLDAKIILPKNDHVSNLIINHYHTLSGHSGRQHVLSLLRQRYWVIKANSAVREILTKCYRCRKREAPFCEQKMADLPEDRLVPDRPPFTIVGVDCFAPFHVRRARILVKRYGVIFTCMTIRALHIEIAHSLDTRLVSPRTQTFHCQEGPSSRVTF, from the exons CGACAGAGCCATGTCCGAGTCGAGTCTCGTCCCGCACGAGAAGGCCAATTGCTACAGTAGACCAAGGAGTATATCTCGAAAGGCTACACTCAAAGAAGAACATTAGAGCTGGTTATGTATCCAATGTTGCTGCTAAAGTTGGGGAGATTACGGAGATGCTCGTCGACGATCAAAATTTACAGACAGTTAAAGATAAGCTCGTTCACGCGGTCGTTGCCTTTGATAAATTTAAAGAGGCTCATTTCGATTATTGGTCCGAAGTAAGGGATACAGGTCGCATGGAGGAATGTCGCAATTATTTGACGAAACACGTAAGCGACTTTGACACATTTCGTGACCGAGTAAATGGCTGGATCGCCCAAGCCGAGCATAGACTTTTGGTGTCGGCATTTGACGTTGACTCCGAAGTAAATTCTGAAGACTCAGTCAGCCGAGTGGATTCTCCGCTGCGGTCAGGCTCTTCGAGACATTCTAGTCGCTTAAGTTCTCGTACAAGTCGGGCGGCATCTGTCGAGGCAGCGAGAGTAAAGGAGGCTGCGAGGTTTGCAGAGTTGGAAGCGGAGAAGGCTATGCTGGAGAAACGGCAAGTTTTGGAGGAGAGAAAGTTTCGCTTAAGTCAGGAAGAGGTGCGTTTAAACTTAGAAGTGGAGATTGCTAAAAGTGCAGCTAAGGGACAAGCTTTGGCTGGAATATTTACACCACCTGGCCAGCCACCTGTCCATCCCTTCAGCCAGGAGCCAGAATACATGTTGGCCCGACAGCT TCGCGAGAGCACCTTGCGAGATACCACAGGCCCACCAGTTGTCGACACTGACTTCTCTACTGATCCCGATTACCTTCAGCTGGAAGCGGTAACATTACAGCGACAGCAGATCGCCCTACAGGCTCAGCAGAATAGAATTGTGGAATTGCTTGCTGTTAATCAGAATAAAACCGAACTCCCACAGCCTCGTGTCCTCATTTTTGATGGGAATCCAGTTGACTATCGTAGTTTTATTCGGGCGTTTGAGAATTTGATACAGTCCCGAACTTGCAGTAGCACAGAAAGGCTTTATTCTTTAGGGCAATATACCACCGGAGACGTGAAGGAGCTGATAAAATCCTGCCATCATTTGCCTCCTGATGTTGGATACCAAGAAGCTCGTAAGCTTCTTAAAAAGAG TTGCAAGAATGCCCCGGCGGGAAGTCAGTATGCTTCGAAATTTGACCAGCCAGGGAACATccagaaattgatttttaagCTGCCGTTTAACACGAGAGAGAGGTGGCGTCGCAGAGCTGACGATATTATGGAGAGGCAGTTAAGACCAGTGGAATTTAACGATCTTGTAGCTTTCATGGATCGAGAGGCCAGAATCGCTACGAACCCTGTCTTTGGCAACATCTCAGGCAACGCTCAACCATTCTTCAAttcaagagaaagaaaaccGTCACAGCCACCAGTTGGTTTTAGATCATCTAAACCGAAGACAACGACCTTTGCCACTCAAGTTAAGACTAATCAGTCCATGAATTCTGAAAAAAATCCTTGTGCTGATCTTGCCAGTTCTGATGTTCCGTCCATTGTGTGCATATTTTACCAACAGAACCACGCCCTTGAAGATTGTCATCTACTTAGATGGAAGCCATACCAGGAGCGCATTAAATTTCTATCTGCAAAGAGACTCTGCTTTCGCTGTTTGTCGGAAAAGCATGTTGCAAGGCTGTGCCCTGAAAGAAAAATCTGTAAAATTCCAAACTGCACTCGTAAGCATCCCACAGTTCTTCATACATCTAATGTTCGTGAGAAGTCCTCAGTGGATGTGGGTATTGGAACTGGGGACAGCGCAGATACTCCAGTCCTAAATGCCATGGCCAACACTGAAAAGTGTTCTAGCAGCCTTGATTTTGGGGAAGCGCGTACTAGGACAGCAATGGCCGTTATTCCCGTAAAGATCCGTTTAAAATCCAGCAACCAAACAATCATTACGTATGCATTTCTGGACAATGGAAGCAGCGCTACCTTCTGCACAGAATCACTAATGAGGAAACTTGGAGTTGACGGCACAAAAGTGAAGATTTCCCTTTCTACTTTGGAGAAGAAAAACAGTCCTGTTGACAGTTACCTCATCCGGGACCTAGTGGTGTCTGATCTTGACGAAAATCATTTTGTCCATCTCCCAACGCTTTATATCAGACCCAAGACCCCTGTCAGTAAAGAAGACATTCCAACTCAAGAAGAAGTGGCCCAGTGGCCACATCTAGGTGGCCTTTTTATACCACAAATAGATGCTGATATCGGACTCCTTATTGCCAGTGACGTTCCGGAAGCACTTGATCCAGTCGAAGTAAAGCACAGCCAAAATGGTGGTCCGTACGCAACAAGAACATGTATGGGCTGGGCTGTAAATGGTTCTTTGGGGCGTTTTCGGGGTAGATCACATACGTCAAGCTTCTTTCTGAAAGTTGACCCCCAGCTTCAGCAAATGGTGGAGAGCTTTTATAACCGTGACTTTGTTGACCTCCTCGCTGACGATACTAAGGAGATGTCCCAAGATGAACATCGTTTTATGGAAAATGCTGAGAAGATACAATTTAAGGAAGGCCATTATGAAATTCCCTTGCCATTTAAGAACCACGCATCCTTGATTCCCAACAACAAGTCACACGCACTGGTGCGAGTCGAATGGTTGAAGAGAAAGCTTGAAAGGGACCCCAAGTTGTGTGACGATTACCAAGTCGTCATGAAAGAATTGTTGGATAAAGGCTACGCACGTAAGGTACCTCCCGATCAGTTGAATCCCGTCGAGGGCAGCGCCTGGTATATACCCCACCATGGAGTATACCATCCGCATAAACCTGGCAAAATCAGGTTAGTATTCGATTGCTCCGCAAAATTCAGGGGGATATCACTCAACAGTATGTTGCACAAGGGTCCCGACTTGACCAATTCTCTTATTGGAGTGCTGACCAGGTTTCGTGGAGAAAGAGTTGCAGTTATGGCGGACATAGAATCTATGTTTCACCAAGTTCGAGTTCCGGAGCATGacagttcgtttttgagatttttatGGTGGGATGATGGCAACTTGGCGGGAAAA ATCGTACAAGAACTTTGCCGTATTAAGCTTGGATGGGACGATGAGATTCCACCTGAATATTACTCAAGCTGGGAGAAATGGCTTGCCGATGTCCCGAAGCTTTCATCGTTTTCTATTTGCCGTTCTGTATTACCCGAAGCCTTCGGCCCTGTAGTCTCCAGTCAGTTGCATCACTTTTCAGATGCTTCTGAAGCAGCTTATGGTTCAATTTCATACTTGCGTTTGGTAGATGAGGAAGGAAGAGTGCACTGTTCGTTCCTTTTTGCAAAGTCTCGACTTGCACCTCTGAAATCCGTTTCTATTCCTCGTTTGGAGCTCTCCGCTGCTACTTTATCTGTCCGCCATGATAAGATGCTCAAGAGAGAGATTGAGATGTCATTCAGCGACCCTTGCGTTTTCTGGACCGATAGTATGTCCGTACTGCGTTACGTGAAAAATGAGAGCAAACGTTTCCATACTTTCGTTGCAAATCGCATAACAACAATTCGAGATGGTTCTACTCCAGACCAGTGGTATCACGTAGAGGGTGCTATGAATCCAGGTGATCATACCTCCAGAAGACTTTCAGCTGACGCATTCCTCAACTGCACAGAATGGGTATTGGGGCCGGAGTTCCTGTGGAAGTGTGAGCTTAAATGGCCTAAATTAACCGATTCCTCGATAACAATCCCAAGTGGTGACCCGGAAGTTAAACAGACAGCCTTTCCAGCAGAAATCCATCAGCTCACTGGTCCAAGTGGCTCGAAACATGTTAGGCGAAGTAGTCCCTTATTTAAACTGGACCCTGTCCTGCGGAATGGTTTGTTGTGTGTCGGTGGAAGATTGTCTTGGGCACGTATATCACTTGATGCAAAGATCATTTTACCAAAGAATGACCACGTCTCAAATCTTATTATCAATCATTACCACACCCTCTCCGGTCATTCGGGAAGACAACATGTGTTGAGTCTATTACGACAGAGGTATTGGGTTATCAAGGCAAATTCTGCAGTGAGAGAAATCCTAACAAAATGCTACAGGTGTCGCAAACGAGAAGCACCATTTTGTGAACAGAAAATGGCCGACTTGCCAGAAGACCGTTTGGTTCCAGACAGACCCCCATTTACAATCGTTGGAGTCGACTGTTTTGCTCCGTTTCACGTGCGACGTGCCAGAATTCTTGTCAAAAGATATGGAGTTATCTTTACATGCATGACCATCCGCGCACTACATATTGAGATAGCCCATAGTCTTGACACAAGACTCGTTTCTCCTCGCACTCAGACGTTTCATTGCCAGGAGGGGCCAAGTTCAAGAGTTACGTTCTGA
- the LOC138030661 gene encoding uncharacterized protein, whose protein sequence is MLQRNIKWSFNPPYGSHHGGFWERSIRSVRRILRALLLEQTTDDEGLTTLMCEVESILNSRPITVVSEDSRDLEPLTPNHLLLLKSDTMMPPGVFQKEDLLSRRRWRQIQYLSDIFWKRWYREYLPLLQSRQKWLYPRRNLAVGDVVLVAAENASRNSWPLGRIEQVFPDKKGFVRRVKVNVKSAILERPVDKLVLLVEGK, encoded by the coding sequence ATGCTACAAAGAAACATCAAATGGAGTTTCAATCCCCCTTATGGATCGCATCATGGAGGGTTTTGGGAACGGTCCATCCGCTCGGTTCGAAGAATTCTGCGCGCACTTCTCTTAGAACAAACCACAGATGACGAGGGCCTTACCACTCTCATGTGTGAGGTAGAGAGCATCTTGAACAGCCGCCCTATCACCGTGGTCTCTGAAGACTCAAGAGATTTAGAGCCTTTAACGCCAAATCATCTTCTGTTGCTGAAGTCAGATACTATGATGCCACCAGGTGTTTTCCAGAAGGAAGACCTACTTTCTCGGCGTAGATGGCGGCAAATCCAATATCTTTCAGATATCTTTTGGAAAAGGTGGTATCGTGAATACCTTCCGTTGCTTCAAAGTCGCCAAAAATGGCTGTATCCCCGCCGTAATCTCGCAGTTGGAGATGTTGTATTAGTCGCTGCAGAGAACGCTTCCAGAAATTCCTGGCCCCTGGGTAGGATTGAGCAAGTTTTTCCAGACAAGAAAGGATTCGTCCGCAGAGTAAAGGTCAACGTGAAATCTGCTATTCTGGAGCGTCCTGTGGACAAACTCGTTTTGTTAGTAGAAGGAAAATAG
- the LOC138029226 gene encoding uncharacterized protein, producing MANQPGDTPAVENLPPPVNLPIQPVNSLPLPSKFQGGNNSHQADMWPKWLRHFERYRIASGLQNKSNQEQVGTFLYAMGDCADDIVKTLNINEAIASFDDVKTALNGYFAARRNIIVERARFNRRRQNPGESVDTFIQDLYRLAENCNHGTLKDELIRDRIIVGVPDDTLSDRLQAKSDLTLADAARISRQAEARKQNRTIVRGVETQNEVDYVSQPRSHNKQQATNNPPARNRNEGYIKEPSKNDRPCFWCGRQSHDRKYCPARDTICNNCNKKGHFQSVCLSKKPYPRKVHAVEEQEEEDILFLGEIGCEENYWSAQIGVNGRTTRLKLDTGAAVTVLSDDVQWLQDVELTKTSQVLCGPGNTQLPVKVQTIKVN from the coding sequence ATGGCAAACCAACCCGGAGATACTCCTGCAGTTGAAAATCTGCCTCCACCCGTTAATTTGCCTATACAGCCTGTAAACTCTCTCCCGCTCCCGAGCAAGTTCCAAGGAGGAAACAACTCGCATCAAGCAGACATGTGGCCCAAATGGCTTAGACATTTTGAGCGTTATCGGATCGCTTCTGGCCTTCAAAACAAATCAAACCAGGAACAGGTTGGAACATTTCTTTATGCAATGGGGGATTGTGCGGATGACATCGTCAAAACGTTAAACATAAACGAAGCAATCGCTTCCTTCGACGACGTCAAAACTGCCCTAAATGGCTATTTTGCAGCTCGCCGCAATATTATCGTCGAACGAGCTCGGTTCAATCGACGAAGACAAAACCCCGGTGAATCCGTGGACACCTTTATTCAAGATTTATACCGCCTCGCCGAAAATTGTAATCACGGAACTCTGAAAGATGAACTTATAAGAGACAGAATTATTGTTGGAGTCCCCGATGATACACTGTCCGACCGCCTACAAGCTAAATCTGACCTCACTCTCGCGGACGCTGCTCGCATAAGCCGACAAGCCgaagcaagaaaacaaaatcgaACCATTGTCCGTGGGGTAGAAACTCAAAATGAAGTTGATTACGTCAGTCAGCCACGCTCTCACAACAAACAACAAGCCACAAACAACCCACCTGCTCGTAACCGAAACGAAGGATACATAAAAGAGCCCTCCAAGAATGACCGTCCCTGTTTTTGGTGTGGCCGCCAGAGCCACGATAGGAAGTATTGCCCAGCTAGAGACACTATTTGTAACAACTGCAACAAGAAGGGACATTTTCAGTCTGTCTGTCTCAGCAAGAAACCTTATCCGAGAAAGGTACATGCAGTAGAAGAACAAGAGGAGGAAGACATACTCTTCCTCGGTGAGATCGGTTGTGAGGAGAACTATTGGTCTGCACAAATAGGAGTGAACGGTCGTACAACACGCCTCAAGCTTGACACGGGGGCAGCAGTGACTGTCCTTAGCGATGATGTCCAGTGGCTACAAGATGTTGAATTAACCAAGACATCCCAGGTTCTATGCGGTCCTGGAAATACTCAACTGCCTGTGAAAGTACAGACAATCAAAGTTAACTGA